Proteins from one Polynucleobacter wuianus genomic window:
- the hisB gene encoding imidazoleglycerol-phosphate dehydratase HisB yields MRQADVTRNTSETKIQISINLDGNGKAELASGVPFLDHMLDQIARHGMIDLKVIAQGDTHIDDHHTVEDVGITLGQAFAKAVGDKAGITRYGHSYVPLDETLSRVVIDFSGRPGLEFNVPFTRARVGDFDVDLSIEFFRGFVNHAGVTLHIDNLRGINAHHQIETVFKAFGRALRMALAIDPRASGTVPSTKGSL; encoded by the coding sequence ATGCGGCAAGCCGACGTTACCCGAAACACTTCGGAAACCAAAATTCAAATTTCCATCAATTTAGATGGTAATGGTAAGGCTGAGCTAGCCTCAGGCGTGCCTTTCTTGGACCATATGCTCGATCAGATTGCCCGCCACGGCATGATTGATCTCAAGGTAATTGCCCAAGGCGATACCCACATTGATGATCATCACACCGTTGAGGATGTGGGCATTACATTGGGTCAAGCTTTTGCTAAGGCAGTTGGTGACAAGGCGGGCATCACCCGTTATGGCCATTCTTACGTTCCTTTGGATGAAACCCTCTCACGTGTAGTGATCGACTTTTCTGGGCGTCCAGGCCTAGAATTTAATGTCCCATTTACTCGTGCTCGAGTGGGTGACTTTGATGTTGATCTAAGCATTGAGTTCTTCCGTGGTTTTGTAAACCATGCGGGGGTGACTTTACATATAGATAATTTGCGCGGTATCAACGCGCACCACCAGATTGAAACGGTCTTCAAGGCCTTTGGACGTGCGTTACGTATGGCTTTAGCAATTGATCCCCGTGCATCTGGTACCGTTCCTTCAACCAAAGGCAGCCTCTAA